In Candidatus Nitronauta litoralis, one DNA window encodes the following:
- the grpE gene encoding nucleotide exchange factor GrpE, with product MNKEQPLDDIDDSNESKEHSEDSFSSEEEEIEIVEEPLDPLEQKENELSDLKEEMMRLRAETDNFRKRLSKEKEDSVRYANEKLFKDLVPIYDNLKRALEAPDVNVKSLKEGVDMIGKQFLTFLEKHHVKPIEALGETFDPNLHEVLSQIESEEHEEDVVIDEFGKGYYIHDRVLMPSKVVTSKKPQGSSSEENASSEETAG from the coding sequence ATGAACAAGGAACAACCATTGGACGATATTGACGATTCAAATGAATCTAAAGAGCATTCCGAAGACTCATTTTCATCAGAGGAAGAAGAAATAGAGATTGTGGAAGAACCTCTTGACCCGTTGGAGCAGAAAGAGAACGAACTGAGTGACTTGAAAGAGGAAATGATGAGGCTCCGAGCGGAAACGGACAATTTCCGAAAGCGGTTGAGCAAGGAAAAAGAAGATTCCGTGCGCTATGCGAATGAAAAGTTGTTCAAGGACCTAGTCCCGATTTATGACAACTTGAAGCGTGCCCTTGAAGCTCCAGACGTTAATGTCAAAAGCCTCAAGGAAGGTGTCGACATGATCGGCAAACAGTTTTTAACCTTCCTTGAAAAACACCATGTCAAACCCATAGAAGCGCTTGGTGAAACTTTCGATCCAAACCTCCACGAGGTGTTGAGTCAGATTGAATCAGAAGAGCATGAAGAAGATGTCGTCATTGATGAATTTGGCAAAGGGTACTACATCCATGACCGGGTGTTGATGCCCTCAAAAGTTGTAACATCCAAAAAGCCTCAAGGTTCCTCCAGCGAGGAAAACGCCTCATCTGAAGAGACCGCTGGCTAA
- the hrcA gene encoding heat-inducible transcription repressor HrcA, with protein MKQQFKQPNLDRRSRSILLETINEYVLTAEPVSSRSISRKLSEKLSPATVRNVMADLEELDFLAQPHTSAGRVPTDRGYRYFVNELLLNQERVALTTPLPASLVKSSYDKNLQDVLGSVCHLLSADSHQTSLVMAPAIGNLHLKRIEFIRLEEKQVLAVLVSSLGPAQNKMLRLTEDISQDRLISTANYLNTEYGGHPLVSIRRELQFRVEKEQQRCDKLKKRAFDLWAQVFTTEDHAELLIEGINHLLDQPEFQGDLKRIKALLKTVEEKQRLIELLDLCMQQDGPSVIIGEEHQLEEMQGCSLIAKNYKMDNATVGTVAIVGPKRMDYPKMIEIVNTSAANVSDFLSRNPDQGI; from the coding sequence TTGAAGCAGCAATTCAAACAGCCGAACCTCGACCGAAGAAGCCGCTCTATTCTTCTGGAGACGATCAACGAATATGTCTTAACCGCGGAGCCTGTGAGTTCACGCAGCATCTCCCGCAAACTCAGTGAAAAACTGAGTCCGGCAACGGTAAGAAACGTGATGGCTGACCTTGAAGAACTCGATTTCCTGGCTCAACCGCACACCTCCGCAGGGCGTGTGCCAACTGATCGGGGATATCGGTATTTTGTCAACGAACTGCTCCTTAACCAGGAAAGGGTGGCTTTAACAACTCCTTTGCCTGCGTCTCTTGTAAAGTCATCCTATGACAAAAATCTTCAGGATGTCCTGGGCTCAGTGTGCCACTTATTATCAGCAGACTCGCATCAAACCAGTCTGGTGATGGCGCCAGCTATTGGCAATCTCCACTTAAAAAGAATCGAATTCATTCGTCTGGAAGAAAAGCAGGTCCTGGCAGTCCTCGTATCAAGTCTTGGTCCGGCACAAAATAAAATGCTCCGCCTCACGGAAGATATTTCGCAGGATCGGCTGATTTCGACCGCCAACTACCTCAACACCGAATACGGTGGACATCCCCTGGTATCCATTCGCCGAGAACTCCAGTTTCGGGTGGAAAAAGAACAGCAGCGGTGCGACAAACTTAAAAAGCGGGCATTTGATCTATGGGCTCAGGTTTTCACCACAGAAGACCATGCCGAGTTGTTAATCGAAGGGATCAATCATTTACTGGACCAACCCGAATTTCAGGGAGACTTGAAACGCATCAAGGCCCTTCTCAAGACAGTCGAGGAGAAACAACGTTTGATCGAATTACTGGATTTGTGTATGCAGCAGGACGGTCCGAGTGTCATTATTGGAGAGGAGCATCAGTTAGAAGAAATGCAGGGCTGTAGCCTTATTGCCAAGAACTACAAGATGGATAATGCTACCGTCGGTACGGTAGCCATTGTAGGGCCGAAGCGGATGGACTACCCCAAAATGATTGAGATTGTGAACACATCGGCAGCAAATGTTTCCGATTTCTTATCCAGAAACCCTGACCAGGGAATTTAA